One stretch of Euphorbia lathyris chromosome 7, ddEupLath1.1, whole genome shotgun sequence DNA includes these proteins:
- the LOC136201289 gene encoding PLASTID TRANSCRIPTIONALLY ACTIVE protein 6, chloroplastic, translating into MATNSTLQLLSPLPFTSRASLLTSATCVYTIPFVSSSKFRPISYNFPKPFKAPTKFIPKADDGDGDEVGPDDYDMDEEEVEEMDNKKDFDLDYESSSVATAVFGAADEDITMVDSKSFVPIHGWDSEKIVDYRIDEEEFHKFSLMDCDFFIRKPPDPDDDVYDFREMYVTPPDTDIYAIPRILAPMPEKYIRCAMSDYGRYNVTEPPIDAPRDPMYKSEREILKIFLTKHYRNRRYGDPEFVLDFEEIYVIDSKTKSITRAKVMVTVPGGRSRDRKSDLLVIRDNGDSFKIIHSSERDDATTVIQREEWNKTRKDMEKHLRKLRDFDVSNWF; encoded by the exons ATGGCCACTAACAGCACTCTGCAACTACTCTCTCCGCTCCCTTTCACCTCCAGAGCTTCACTTTTAACCTCCGCCACCTGCGTCTACACTATTCCATTCGTATCCTCTTCAAAATTCAGGCCTATTTCATATAATTTCCCCAAACCTTTCAAAGCCCCAACTAAATTTATTCCCAAAGCCGATGATGGCGACGGAGATGAAGTTGGGCCCGATGATTACGACATGGACGAAGAAGAAGTGGAGGAGATGGACAACAAGAAGGACTTCGACCTCGATTATGAATCTTCATCCGTTGCAACTGCAGTGTTTGGAGCTGCAGATGAGGACATTACCATGGTGGATAGCAAGAGTTTTGTGCCCATACATGGGTGGGATTCTGAAAAGATTGTTGATTACCGGATTGATGAGGAGGAGTTTCACAAATTTAGCTTGATGGATTGTGATTTCTTCATAAGGAAGCCGCCTGACCCGGATGATGATGTTTATGATTTTAGGGAG ATGTATGTTACTCCGCCGGACACTGATATTTATGCTATACCGAGGATCCTCGCTCCAATGCCGGAAAAG TACATCCGCTGCGCAATGAGTGATTATGGACGATATAATGTAACAGAACCACCTATTGATGCACCTCGAGATCCAATGTACAAATCTGAGAGGGAGATTTTGAAG ATTTTCTTGACAAAGCATTACAGGAACAGGAGATATGGTGATCCTGAATTTGTGCTTGATTTTGAGGAGATATACGTTATTGATTCTAAGACAAAGTCAATAACCAGAGCAAAAGTCATG GTCACAGTTCCTGGAGGAAGAAGTAGAGATAGAAAGAGTGACTTGCTTGTAATACGTGATAATGGAGACTCCTTCAAAATTATTCATTCG AGTGAAAGAGATGATGCGACAACTGTTATACAAAGGGAAGAATGGAATAAGACCAGAAAAGACATGGAGAAACATCTCAGAAAGCTTCGTGACTTCGACGTTTCAAATTGGTTCTAG
- the LOC136200721 gene encoding floral homeotic protein PMADS 2-like has product MGRGKIEIKKIENVTNRQVTYSKRKNGIIKKAGEISVLCDAQVSLLIFSSSGKIHDYFSPNAPLAQFLEDYQNKTNNKLWDAEHESLKNEIDRIKKENDNMEIELRHLKGLDIGSMHYLELMDIERSLEQGLDGISKQRIELRRIMDENVENLEEENNRLIFELQQKEMAEEEKMMENQNPYHQYPVNVNMNMKEYNSPAMATMPFAFRIQPIQPNLRERM; this is encoded by the exons ATGGGCAGAGGCAAGATTGAGATTAAGAAAATTGAGAACGTAACCAACAGACAAGTTACTTATTCAAAGAGAAAAAATGGGATTATAAAAAAGGCTGGTGAGATCAGTGTTTTGTGTGATGCTCAGGTTTCTCTCCTCATTTTCTCTAGTTCTGGGAAGATCCATGATTATTTCAGCCCCAATGCACC GTTGGCTCAGTTTTTGGAAGATTATCAGAATAAAACTAATAACAAACTCTGGGATGCTGAACATGAG AGCCTGAAGAATGAAATTGATAGAATCAAGAAAGAGAATGACAACATGGAGATTGAGCTCAG GCACTTGAAAGGGTTGGATATTGGTTCAATGCACTACTTGGAGCTGATGGACATAGAAAGAAGCCTTGAACAAGGCCTTGATGGTATCTCTAAGCAAAGG ATTGAGCTCCGCAGGATAATGGATGAAAAT gTTGAAAATTTGGAGGAAGAAAATAACCGTCTCATCTTTGAACTG CAACAAAAGGAGATGGCTGAGGAAGAGAAAATGATGGAAAATCAAAATCCATATCATCAATATCCAGTGAATGTGAATATGAATATGAAAGAGTACAATTCACCAGCTATGGCTACTATGCCTTTTGCATTTCGTATACAGCCTATTCAACCTAACTTGCGAGAAAGGATGTGA